Proteins encoded in a region of the Flammeovirga yaeyamensis genome:
- the nuoB gene encoding NADH-quinone oxidoreductase subunit NuoB has product MKGLMDQRFGQGEIVISKVDDLINWARLSSFWPLGFGLACCAIEMITTWSSAYDLDRFGVIPRGTPRQSDAMIISGTVTFKMADRVRRLYEQMAEPRYVISMGSCSNCGGPYWEHGYNVVKGVDRIIPVDVYVPGCPPRPEALIGGILKLREEIRKETLMAPKAVERLLKKQKA; this is encoded by the coding sequence ATGAAAGGTCTAATGGATCAACGCTTTGGACAAGGCGAAATTGTAATATCAAAAGTAGATGACTTAATCAACTGGGCGAGACTTTCTTCGTTTTGGCCTTTGGGTTTTGGTCTAGCATGTTGTGCAATCGAAATGATTACAACTTGGTCTTCTGCTTACGACTTAGACCGTTTTGGTGTGATTCCTAGAGGTACTCCTAGACAATCGGACGCCATGATTATTTCCGGTACGGTTACTTTTAAAATGGCAGATAGAGTTCGTCGCTTATACGAGCAAATGGCGGAACCTCGTTATGTGATTTCTATGGGTAGTTGCTCTAATTGTGGTGGACCTTATTGGGAGCATGGTTATAATGTAGTGAAAGGTGTGGATAGAATTATTCCTGTGGATGTTTATGTTCCGGGTTGTCCTCCAAGACCTGAAGCACTAATTGGTGGTATTCTTAAGCTTAGAGAAGAAATTCGTAAAGAGACTTTGATGGCACCAAAAGCAGTGGAACGTTTATTAAAGAAACAAAAGGCATAA
- the guaA gene encoding glutamine-hydrolyzing GMP synthase, protein MMDKILIYDFGSQYTQLIARRVRELNVYCEIYPYNHEPKINHSEYKGVILSGSPHSVLEEDAPNFDVSDIRGKMPLLGVCFGAQMLAHQNGGTVARSEHREYGRANLDFIDHTSPMFKGIPAESQVWMSHGDTITNLPENFKVIASTTSIPVAAYRITGEETFGIQFHPEVTHSTDGKFMLQDFVVGVCGCKQDWTPESFVDATVAELKEKLGDDEVILGLSGGVDSSVAAVLLHKAIGKNLYCIFVDNGLLRKNEFESVLESYKGLGLNVKGVDSKELFYSELEGKTDPEDKRKAIGKVFVDVFEMESKKVENAKWLGQGTIYPDVIESVSVKGPSATIKSHHNVGGLPDYMKLKVVEPLNTLFKDEVRLVGKTLNIPDEILGRHPFPGPGLGIRILGDVTAEKVAILQEVDHIFIQGLKDHGLYDQVWQAGAMLLPVQSVGVMGDERTYEKVVALRAVSSLDGMTADWVHLPYEFLAEISNNIINRVKGVNRVVYDISSKPPATIEWE, encoded by the coding sequence ATTATGGACAAGATCTTGATTTACGATTTCGGATCGCAGTATACACAATTGATCGCGAGACGCGTAAGAGAGTTAAACGTTTATTGTGAGATTTATCCTTACAATCACGAACCTAAAATTAACCACTCTGAGTACAAAGGTGTTATCCTTTCGGGGTCTCCTCACTCAGTGTTAGAAGAAGATGCACCAAATTTTGATGTATCTGACATTAGAGGTAAAATGCCATTATTGGGTGTTTGCTTCGGTGCACAAATGCTTGCCCATCAGAATGGGGGAACTGTAGCACGTTCAGAGCACCGTGAATACGGTCGTGCTAACTTGGACTTTATTGATCATACAAGTCCAATGTTTAAAGGCATTCCAGCTGAATCTCAAGTTTGGATGTCACATGGTGATACAATCACTAACCTTCCTGAAAACTTTAAGGTAATTGCTAGTACTACCAGTATTCCTGTAGCTGCTTACAGAATCACTGGTGAGGAAACTTTCGGAATTCAATTCCACCCAGAAGTAACTCACTCAACAGATGGTAAGTTCATGCTTCAAGACTTTGTTGTTGGTGTTTGTGGTTGTAAACAAGATTGGACTCCTGAGTCTTTTGTGGATGCTACAGTAGCAGAATTAAAGGAGAAGTTAGGCGATGATGAGGTAATCCTTGGTCTTTCTGGGGGTGTTGATTCATCTGTAGCCGCTGTATTATTACACAAAGCTATCGGTAAAAACCTTTACTGTATTTTTGTGGATAATGGTCTTCTTCGTAAAAACGAATTTGAATCAGTACTTGAATCTTACAAAGGTTTAGGTCTGAATGTCAAAGGTGTAGACTCTAAAGAGTTATTCTATTCTGAATTGGAAGGAAAAACTGATCCGGAGGATAAAAGAAAAGCAATCGGTAAAGTTTTTGTTGATGTATTCGAAATGGAGTCGAAGAAAGTGGAGAACGCAAAGTGGTTAGGTCAGGGTACTATCTACCCAGACGTAATCGAGTCGGTTTCTGTTAAAGGTCCTTCGGCAACGATCAAATCTCACCACAATGTGGGAGGTTTACCAGATTACATGAAATTAAAAGTGGTGGAGCCATTAAACACTTTGTTTAAAGACGAAGTACGTTTAGTAGGTAAAACACTAAATATCCCTGATGAAATTTTAGGACGTCATCCATTCCCAGGTCCAGGTCTTGGTATCCGTATTTTGGGTGATGTAACTGCTGAAAAAGTAGCGATTTTACAGGAAGTTGATCATATCTTTATTCAGGGTCTTAAAGATCACGGATTGTATGATCAAGTATGGCAGGCGGGAGCAATGTTGTTGCCTGTACAATCAGTCGGTGTAATGGGTGATGAAAGAACTTACGAAAAGGTTGTTGCTCTTAGAGCTGTATCATCTTTGGATGGTATGACTGCAGATTGGGTACACCTACCATATGAGTTCTTAGCTGAAATCAGTAATAACATCATCAATAGAGTAAAAGGAGTAAACAGAGTAGTTTACGATATCAGCTCTAAGCCACCTGCAACGATTGAGTGGGAATAG
- a CDS encoding ArsR/SmtB family transcription factor, translating into MKLKHFNLSIGTQIMKALGEESRIRIMHLLYENTEMCISDIELVLDFTQTKTSRHLIYMKNAGLLSVRKIDQWSFYSIKEELSGIIETIFKYMERDTQLLEDQETYRILSSNRELAMNKIEKRRMSHHYPEGD; encoded by the coding sequence ATGAAGCTGAAACACTTCAATTTGTCAATAGGCACACAGATAATGAAGGCCCTCGGAGAGGAGTCTCGTATTCGTATCATGCACTTACTCTATGAAAACACAGAAATGTGTATTTCAGATATCGAACTAGTACTTGATTTTACACAAACAAAAACATCAAGGCATTTAATCTACATGAAAAATGCAGGTTTGTTAAGTGTAAGAAAAATAGATCAATGGTCTTTTTATTCCATAAAAGAAGAATTATCTGGAATTATCGAAACGATATTTAAGTATATGGAAAGGGATACCCAATTGTTGGAAGATCAAGAGACCTATAGAATTTTATCGAGCAACAGAGAGTTGGCAATGAATAAAATTGAAAAAAGAAGAATGAGTCATCATTACCCTGAGGGGGATTAA
- a CDS encoding RNA methyltransferase, with product MRKLSMDELNRVSAEEFKSQEKNNIVVVLDNIRSLNNVGSSFRTGDAFAIEKVVLCGITGKPPHRDIHKTALGAQDTVAWEHFDETVDAIKKLKEEGYKVYAVEQVEGSTMLQDLETTKDEKIALVFGNEVMGVSDEAIEEVDAALEIPQFGTKHSLNVSVTIGVVLWQVLQKKM from the coding sequence ATGAGAAAATTAAGTATGGACGAACTTAACAGAGTGAGTGCTGAAGAGTTCAAAAGTCAAGAAAAAAATAATATTGTTGTTGTTTTAGATAACATTAGAAGCTTAAACAATGTGGGGTCTTCCTTTAGAACGGGTGATGCTTTTGCCATTGAAAAAGTAGTGCTTTGCGGGATAACAGGAAAACCACCTCATAGAGATATTCATAAAACAGCTTTAGGAGCACAAGATACTGTTGCTTGGGAACATTTTGATGAAACTGTGGATGCCATCAAAAAACTAAAAGAAGAAGGATATAAAGTCTATGCAGTAGAGCAAGTAGAAGGAAGTACAATGCTTCAAGATTTAGAAACCACTAAAGATGAAAAAATAGCATTGGTTTTTGGTAACGAAGTGATGGGCGTAAGCGATGAAGCTATTGAAGAAGTGGATGCAGCTTTGGAAATTCCTCAGTTCGGAACGAAACACTCTTTGAATGTATCGGTAACCATCGGCGTAGTGTTATGGCAGGTACTTCAGAAGAAAATGTAA
- the hemC gene encoding hydroxymethylbilane synthase, which translates to MVERTIKIGTRKSKLALWQAEYVKSLLEENGLKGELVLIETKGDKILDRSLSKIGSKGVFTEELEDQLRNGDIDIAVHSAKDMQASLGDDFELIAFTEREECHDVFVSHKEGFTVDTEKEFVIGTSSVRRVAMLQKHFPNAKIVDVRGNLQTRIQKMKDGLCDVLMLAYAGVHRMGYDNIIVHSLPLDTFTPATGQGCVAIESATTLDPEVREAVRKAINNVDTETCVRSERAFLKELQGGCSIPAFCLATWTEDKQINITGGLAKPNASEIRYTYTCAPEDGEKIGTQIAKDTLANGGAEVLAELKGK; encoded by the coding sequence ATGGTAGAAAGAACAATAAAAATCGGTACTAGAAAAAGTAAGCTCGCACTTTGGCAAGCTGAATATGTAAAATCACTTTTAGAAGAAAATGGTCTAAAGGGTGAATTGGTATTGATTGAAACGAAGGGGGATAAAATCTTAGATAGATCATTATCGAAAATTGGTTCGAAAGGTGTATTTACAGAGGAGTTAGAAGATCAACTAAGAAACGGAGATATTGATATTGCCGTTCACAGTGCTAAAGATATGCAAGCTTCTTTGGGCGATGATTTCGAATTAATTGCCTTTACTGAAAGAGAAGAATGTCATGATGTATTCGTAAGTCACAAAGAAGGTTTTACTGTAGATACAGAAAAAGAATTTGTGATCGGTACTTCATCTGTCCGCCGTGTAGCAATGCTACAGAAACACTTCCCTAACGCCAAAATTGTTGATGTAAGAGGAAACTTACAGACTAGAATTCAAAAAATGAAAGATGGTCTTTGCGATGTACTCATGCTTGCATATGCGGGTGTACACCGTATGGGATACGATAATATTATTGTTCACTCTCTTCCTTTAGATACTTTCACTCCTGCTACAGGACAAGGTTGTGTGGCTATTGAGTCAGCAACAACTCTTGACCCTGAAGTAAGGGAGGCCGTAAGAAAAGCAATCAATAATGTAGATACAGAAACTTGTGTTCGTTCGGAAAGAGCTTTCCTTAAAGAATTACAAGGTGGATGTAGTATTCCTGCTTTCTGTTTGGCTACTTGGACGGAAGACAAACAAATTAATATTACTGGCGGTTTAGCTAAACCAAATGCTAGTGAAATTAGATATACATATACTTGTGCTCCTGAAGATGGAGAAAAGATAGGGACGCAGATTGCTAAGGATACTTTGGCGAATGGTGGAGCTGAGGTGCTTGCGGAGCTAAAAGGAAAGTAA
- a CDS encoding SusD/RagB family nutrient-binding outer membrane lipoprotein, whose product MIKNIKKWTLAAAIGLAAVGCTDKFEEINTDPNEPNEVPAGLMTADIIRVTANTMYSTGIGGDMGAVWSQQWSKIQYTDEELYIPRQSAIGSVWDNIYSAVLSNAKVMRNLALAQTTPDFPEGDKQLAGVATVLEVYGFALLTDVYGDVPFSQALLGGTDGVFTPSYDKQVDIYNDMLMKLDEAIAYLNGPGLITPSSDLLYGGDVTKWIKFANSLKVRILMRASDKSSEITNFNAQLQAAANGAFTSIDDEAKLAYLESAPNANPIFESVVQGNRTEYRMGEAFVELLKSLNDDRLTTMAELNDAGEYMGKPPVAENTVLYNKATVSGLGEKYLEATASGYFISFAETQFLLAEAAERGFITGGTTVAEEYYNAGVAASFTENEVSLALPAYMAQSTVAYGAGNKIEKIHTQKYIALFSQGIEAWTEQRRTGIPALSPAVNGAVTEIPSRYFYPATEQSLNGTSYQAAVSQQGDDELTTKIWWNK is encoded by the coding sequence ATGATTAAAAATATAAAGAAATGGACACTTGCTGCTGCTATTGGATTAGCTGCAGTGGGATGTACAGACAAATTCGAAGAAATTAACACAGACCCAAATGAGCCAAATGAGGTACCTGCAGGTCTGATGACAGCTGATATTATCAGAGTTACAGCTAACACAATGTACAGTACTGGTATTGGCGGAGATATGGGAGCAGTTTGGTCTCAACAATGGTCAAAAATTCAGTATACTGATGAAGAATTATATATTCCTCGTCAATCGGCAATTGGTAGTGTTTGGGATAATATCTATTCTGCTGTATTGTCAAATGCTAAAGTAATGCGTAACCTAGCATTAGCACAAACAACTCCTGATTTTCCTGAAGGAGATAAGCAATTAGCGGGTGTTGCCACTGTACTAGAAGTATACGGCTTTGCACTATTGACAGATGTTTACGGTGATGTACCTTTCTCTCAAGCACTTTTAGGTGGAACAGACGGTGTTTTTACACCTTCTTATGACAAACAAGTAGATATCTACAATGATATGTTGATGAAGTTAGATGAAGCAATTGCTTATCTAAACGGTCCTGGTTTAATCACTCCTTCTTCAGATTTATTGTATGGTGGAGATGTTACTAAATGGATCAAGTTTGCCAACTCATTAAAAGTAAGAATTTTGATGAGAGCTTCAGATAAGAGTTCTGAAATCACAAACTTTAATGCACAACTTCAGGCTGCAGCTAATGGTGCTTTTACAAGCATTGATGATGAAGCTAAATTAGCTTATTTGGAAAGTGCTCCAAATGCTAATCCAATTTTTGAATCTGTTGTTCAAGGTAACCGTACTGAATACAGAATGGGTGAAGCTTTTGTTGAACTTCTAAAATCATTGAATGATGATCGTTTAACAACGATGGCTGAATTGAATGATGCAGGTGAATATATGGGTAAACCTCCTGTTGCAGAAAATACTGTTCTTTATAATAAGGCAACGGTTTCTGGTTTAGGTGAGAAATATTTAGAAGCAACAGCTTCAGGTTATTTCATTTCTTTTGCTGAAACTCAATTTTTACTTGCTGAAGCAGCTGAAAGAGGATTCATTACAGGCGGTACTACTGTTGCAGAAGAATATTATAATGCAGGTGTTGCAGCTTCTTTTACTGAAAATGAAGTTTCTTTAGCACTTCCTGCTTATATGGCACAATCTACTGTAGCTTATGGTGCAGGTAACAAAATAGAAAAAATTCATACTCAAAAGTATATTGCACTATTCTCTCAAGGAATTGAAGCTTGGACAGAACAAAGAAGAACAGGTATTCCTGCTTTGTCTCCAGCAGTTAACGGTGCTGTAACTGAGATTCCATCTCGTTATTTCTATCCTGCTACAGAGCAGTCGTTGAATGGTACAAGTTACCAAGCAGCGGTATCTCAACAAGGAGATGATGAATTAACTACTAAAATTTGGTGGAATAAGTAA
- a CDS encoding VPS10 domain-containing protein translates to MKKLIAFFTIIFIFGAVVLLQKIETKEDTSTSLPEEFTGDDVARIEYAKKRQKRLNGYAKADKPDKFLSILRDMKTRKGESSPSYLMGYKSKELTKSLKVGGFSNARTANTVQWIERGPGNVPGRTRAFALDPDDADMNTWFAGSVGGGIWKTTDRGQSWTNLTPDLPNIAISSLVIAPSNHDVMYATTGEGFGGSAGFIKGDGVLKSVDGGTTWTQLTSTVANEDFQNTNRIIVDPNNENNIVVCTSNDPLWASAFTSGIFKSTDGGTSWTKTMEATEYVQQVIADPNDFNIQYAAVRSRGVFKSTDAGATWTNSSSGLSAGGRIELAISPKNTDYIYASIAGSGVNSTDGNLYYSEDAGATWIASKTTGSVNFLGGQGWYDNTIAAHPFDEKVVYAAGVNIFKIELSDTKQVSSNFIGASATGDVFYSFINFSGDLAGGIISQGETPNTDMVSVEVRFGPGLTQKAHRYTVGGAGAGVPSSDYVYEDYVDVPFEVWDVTNNRQLMVGFRDQQEDGKFNLANATDADVPSADQSREYLYINNIDYSETASSEMAQDGGMENDNMYFLWPVLDDGSSWDESNLPSSTIVLEWGNVTSVSADIRTVTDAYGQYDGNNSFAQTQNSTTVEGVHPDHHNIMAVVTGSNEFMFIDCNDGGIYYSDKGTNPGIADDSWYFAGNGYNTTQFYDVDKAPGESRYIGGSQDNGTWMSQVGEEGSADAKYKRSLGGDGFATIWNHDNPDLILGTIYNNAIYKSVNGGSSFSSSNSGITDTDDGGPFITKLSNTKTDPDVVYAVGGSGVWKSTNFGDSWSLSRISEAWAFGSFIDVKVSDADRDVVWAGAALTNNFRIHVSKDQAKTFTAVENFLHDGREMGQISGLATHPNKPNVAYILFSYANAPKIIKTEDYGQSWEDISGFGNGTSSTTGFPDVAVYDLMVFPQDENKIWVGTEVGIFETTDNAVSWHRLSGSIPATSIWDMKIVDDQVVVGTHGRGIWTATIAEIPAIVKYPSITQISSTLTGDVTVDVHLKSDVDSLVVYDDLGSRIVAINEAYDKGDHQLMFLGSLFSNIDKIKVYAYTNEVERKSYAAVLDLVEFGDVIDEYVSSNPEENVVDDFNGDLFKEFSVNNPLKTPAFHSQHPYAAGLTEISYLNNIIKVAEEDAHLIYSDIAFIANGSKVSVQGSKDGANWIDIVAPYDASYNSDWNSYVNFNSDPLDNMFVQHEVNLLDYFEAGDNIAVRFVLEASNNIPAWGWAISQINIQGEVSDITSIEDYTNASSIKIGPTVISNGSSNLFIDLKQNAEVELKIIDLNGSLIQEKSFGNVKAGQNKLPFDFNANKGIYVGIVSINNYQKSIKLLVK, encoded by the coding sequence ATGAAAAAATTAATCGCTTTTTTTACTATTATTTTCATTTTTGGAGCGGTGGTTTTGCTTCAAAAAATAGAAACTAAAGAAGATACAAGCACTTCATTGCCTGAAGAATTTACAGGTGATGATGTAGCAAGAATCGAATACGCCAAGAAAAGACAAAAACGCTTAAATGGCTATGCTAAGGCAGATAAGCCAGATAAGTTTTTATCAATTCTTAGAGATATGAAAACAAGAAAAGGAGAATCATCGCCTTCTTATCTTATGGGATATAAATCGAAAGAGTTGACGAAATCGTTAAAAGTTGGAGGCTTTAGTAATGCACGAACTGCTAACACTGTTCAATGGATAGAAAGAGGACCAGGAAATGTCCCTGGTAGAACCAGAGCTTTTGCTTTAGATCCAGATGATGCAGACATGAATACGTGGTTTGCAGGATCTGTTGGTGGTGGTATTTGGAAAACAACAGATAGAGGACAGTCATGGACCAACCTTACTCCTGACTTACCAAATATTGCTATTTCAAGTTTAGTTATAGCACCTTCAAACCATGATGTGATGTATGCAACAACAGGTGAAGGATTTGGAGGTTCTGCTGGTTTTATCAAAGGAGATGGTGTTCTTAAATCTGTTGATGGTGGTACTACATGGACTCAATTAACTTCTACGGTTGCAAATGAAGATTTTCAAAATACCAATAGAATTATTGTTGACCCGAATAATGAAAACAACATCGTAGTTTGTACAAGCAACGATCCATTATGGGCATCAGCTTTTACATCGGGAATATTTAAATCTACAGATGGAGGAACGTCTTGGACAAAAACGATGGAAGCGACAGAATATGTCCAACAAGTTATTGCTGATCCAAACGATTTTAATATTCAATATGCAGCAGTACGCTCAAGAGGTGTATTTAAATCTACAGATGCTGGGGCAACATGGACAAATTCTAGTAGCGGATTATCTGCTGGCGGACGTATAGAATTAGCGATCTCTCCCAAAAATACAGATTATATTTACGCTTCAATCGCAGGTAGTGGAGTAAATAGTACAGATGGTAACTTATATTATTCTGAAGATGCAGGAGCTACTTGGATAGCTTCTAAAACTACAGGTTCAGTCAACTTCCTTGGAGGTCAGGGTTGGTATGATAATACAATAGCAGCACATCCGTTCGATGAAAAAGTGGTTTATGCCGCTGGTGTGAATATCTTTAAAATTGAACTTTCTGATACTAAACAGGTTTCAAGTAACTTTATTGGGGCATCTGCTACAGGCGATGTTTTTTATAGCTTTATTAACTTCAGTGGTGATTTGGCTGGAGGAATTATTTCTCAAGGAGAAACACCAAATACAGATATGGTTTCTGTTGAAGTTCGATTCGGCCCTGGTTTAACACAAAAAGCACATAGGTATACAGTAGGTGGAGCAGGTGCTGGAGTACCATCTTCAGATTATGTTTATGAGGATTATGTTGATGTTCCATTTGAAGTTTGGGATGTAACAAATAATCGTCAATTAATGGTTGGGTTTAGAGACCAACAAGAAGATGGTAAGTTTAATTTAGCGAATGCTACAGATGCTGATGTTCCATCAGCAGATCAATCAAGAGAGTACTTATATATCAATAATATTGACTATTCTGAAACTGCAAGCAGTGAGATGGCACAAGATGGAGGAATGGAAAATGATAATATGTACTTCTTATGGCCTGTATTAGATGATGGTTCATCATGGGATGAAAGTAATCTTCCATCAAGTACTATTGTTTTAGAATGGGGTAATGTAACAAGTGTTTCTGCAGATATTAGAACTGTAACAGATGCTTATGGTCAATATGATGGAAATAACTCATTTGCTCAAACTCAAAATTCAACTACAGTAGAAGGAGTTCACCCAGATCACCATAATATTATGGCTGTCGTTACAGGAAGTAATGAATTTATGTTTATCGATTGTAACGATGGAGGTATATACTATTCTGACAAAGGTACAAATCCAGGTATTGCAGACGATTCATGGTATTTTGCTGGAAACGGTTATAATACAACTCAGTTTTATGATGTAGACAAAGCTCCAGGTGAAAGCAGATATATTGGTGGTTCTCAGGATAATGGTACTTGGATGTCTCAGGTTGGAGAAGAAGGCAGTGCAGATGCTAAATACAAGCGTTCATTAGGAGGTGATGGTTTTGCGACGATATGGAATCATGATAATCCAGATTTAATATTAGGTACTATATATAATAATGCTATTTATAAATCTGTAAATGGCGGTTCTTCTTTCTCTTCTTCAAATTCAGGAATTACTGATACTGATGATGGAGGTCCATTCATTACAAAATTATCAAACACCAAAACGGACCCTGACGTAGTTTATGCAGTTGGTGGTTCTGGAGTTTGGAAATCAACTAATTTTGGAGATTCTTGGTCATTATCTAGAATTTCAGAAGCTTGGGCTTTTGGTTCGTTTATAGATGTAAAAGTTTCTGATGCAGATAGAGATGTTGTTTGGGCTGGTGCAGCTTTAACAAACAACTTTAGAATTCATGTATCAAAAGATCAAGCAAAAACGTTTACAGCGGTTGAGAATTTCTTGCATGATGGACGTGAAATGGGACAAATTTCAGGTTTAGCTACTCATCCTAATAAACCAAATGTTGCCTACATTTTGTTCTCTTATGCAAATGCACCAAAAATAATCAAAACGGAAGATTATGGTCAATCTTGGGAAGATATTTCAGGTTTTGGCAATGGTACGTCTTCAACAACTGGTTTCCCAGATGTTGCAGTTTATGATTTAATGGTATTCCCGCAAGACGAAAATAAGATTTGGGTAGGTACTGAAGTCGGAATTTTCGAAACCACTGATAATGCTGTTTCATGGCATAGGTTATCTGGAAGTATTCCTGCAACATCAATTTGGGATATGAAAATTGTAGATGATCAAGTTGTTGTTGGTACACATGGTAGAGGTATTTGGACAGCTACAATCGCTGAAATTCCAGCAATTGTAAAGTATCCTAGTATTACACAAATATCATCTACTCTCACAGGAGATGTAACTGTGGATGTACATTTAAAATCTGATGTTGATTCATTGGTTGTCTATGACGATTTAGGTAGTAGAATAGTTGCTATTAATGAAGCTTATGATAAAGGGGATCATCAACTAATGTTCTTAGGATCTCTGTTCTCTAATATAGATAAGATTAAAGTATATGCTTATACAAATGAAGTAGAAAGAAAATCATATGCCGCTGTTCTTGATCTTGTAGAATTTGGTGATGTAATCGATGAATATGTTTCTTCAAATCCAGAAGAAAACGTAGTTGATGATTTCAATGGAGATTTATTTAAAGAATTCTCAGTTAATAATCCGTTGAAAACACCAGCCTTTCACTCCCAACATCCATATGCAGCAGGGCTTACAGAGATTTCTTATTTAAATAATATCATTAAAGTTGCAGAAGAAGATGCTCATTTAATTTATAGTGATATAGCTTTTATTGCAAATGGATCAAAAGTTTCGGTTCAAGGTTCTAAAGATGGGGCAAATTGGATTGATATTGTAGCACCATATGATGCATCTTATAATTCAGATTGGAATTCTTATGTAAACTTTAATTCTGATCCTCTTGATAACATGTTTGTTCAACATGAAGTAAATCTTTTAGACTATTTTGAAGCAGGAGATAATATTGCTGTCCGTTTTGTCTTAGAAGCAAGCAATAATATTCCAGCTTGGGGTTGGGCTATTAGTCAAATTAATATCCAAGGAGAAGTAAGTGATATTACTAGTATAGAGGATTATACGAATGCTTCAAGCATAAAAATTGGTCCTACAGTAATTTCAAATGGTTCTTCGAATTTATTTATCGATCTAAAACAAAATGCAGAAGTAGAATTAAAAATCATCGATTTAAATGGTTCTTTAATTCAAGAAAAATCTTTTGGTAATGTTAAAGCAGGTCAGAATAAATTACCGTTTGATTTTAATGCAAACAAAGGAATTTATGTAGGTATTGTTAGCATTAATAATTATCAGAAATCAATTAAATTACTCGTAAAGTAA
- a CDS encoding YbjQ family protein has protein sequence MIISTTETIPNREISEILGIARGSTVRARSVGSDIFAGLKNLVGGEISEYTKLQADSREQAIQRLMEDADRLGADAVVNIRLTTSTVMQGASEILAYGTAVKLR, from the coding sequence ATGATTATCAGCACAACGGAAACTATACCAAACAGAGAAATTTCAGAAATTCTAGGTATCGCTAGAGGAAGTACAGTAAGAGCAAGAAGTGTAGGTAGCGATATCTTTGCTGGTTTAAAAAATCTTGTGGGAGGTGAAATCTCTGAATACACAAAATTGCAAGCCGATTCTCGTGAACAAGCTATTCAACGTTTGATGGAGGATGCAGATCGTTTGGGAGCTGATGCAGTAGTGAATATCAGATTGACTACCTCTACAGTTATGCAGGGAGCATCTGAGATTTTAGCTTATGGTACGGCAGTAAAATTAAGATAA
- a CDS encoding NADH-quinone oxidoreductase subunit C, translating into MTTEEIAQLIQEHVNVEVEVNTKQPQHEIIVKNVDIEKVCRFLKSDNRLMFDNLSCLTGIDNGPKANTMEVVYNLYSITKSFRLTLKVMLDRETPLLPSVTSVWKAANWHEREAYDLVGMTFENHQDLRRILSPDDWEGHPLQKDYKEQEKYHGITVKYERD; encoded by the coding sequence ATGACTACAGAAGAAATTGCACAATTAATTCAAGAACATGTGAATGTTGAGGTGGAAGTCAATACAAAACAACCTCAACACGAAATCATCGTCAAAAATGTAGATATAGAAAAGGTATGTCGTTTTCTTAAATCAGATAATCGTTTGATGTTTGATAACCTTTCATGTCTAACTGGAATCGATAATGGACCAAAAGCCAATACCATGGAAGTGGTCTATAATCTATACTCTATCACCAAATCTTTTCGACTTACATTAAAAGTGATGTTGGATAGAGAAACTCCACTTTTACCATCAGTTACTTCTGTTTGGAAAGCTGCCAATTGGCACGAAAGAGAAGCCTATGATTTAGTAGGTATGACTTTCGAAAATCACCAAGATTTAAGAAGAATCTTATCTCCTGATGATTGGGAAGGGCATCCACTTCAGAAAGACTATAAAGAACAAGAAAAATATCACGGTATCACCGTTAAATATGAGAGAGATTAA